Proteins from a single region of Chryseobacterium sp. T16E-39:
- a CDS encoding cupin domain-containing protein, with protein MDYKKLVDILKLEPHPEGGYFKETYRSEQTLALEGGEVRNVSTAIYYLLENKKKSSFHRIKSDELWFFHQGEPLEIVFIKNGELHTVLLGNSLENGEVPQLKIEANLWFGAKILGGNGYSLVSCTVAPGFDFLDFELADRDVLLQEYPSLKEVIEEFTH; from the coding sequence ATGGATTATAAAAAGCTAGTTGATATTTTGAAATTGGAGCCACATCCAGAAGGAGGCTATTTTAAAGAAACTTACAGGAGTGAGCAGACGTTGGCTTTAGAAGGAGGTGAGGTAAGGAATGTAAGCACTGCTATTTATTATTTGCTGGAAAATAAAAAAAAGTCATCTTTTCATCGAATCAAGTCTGATGAATTGTGGTTTTTTCACCAGGGAGAGCCTTTGGAGATTGTCTTTATTAAAAATGGAGAATTGCATACCGTCTTATTAGGAAATTCTTTAGAAAACGGAGAGGTTCCTCAGTTAAAAATTGAAGCGAATTTATGGTTTGGGGCTAAAATTTTAGGAGGTAATGGATATTCATTAGTGAGCTGTACTGTTGCTCCCGGATTTGATTTTTTAGACTTCGAATTGGCAGATAGAGATGTGTTATTACAAGAATATCCCAGTTTGAAAGAAGTAATCGAAGAATTTACGCATTAA